A single genomic interval of Helicoverpa zea isolate HzStark_Cry1AcR chromosome 19, ilHelZeax1.1, whole genome shotgun sequence harbors:
- the LOC124639755 gene encoding uncharacterized protein LOC124639755 — translation MEEIECHPLLQITPETVKKVRQLCDIDDVKRINESLDIVEEWIKKQDHLAEGGSYLCRSLLERVYLLSKGSVEETKRRVERLLTSRGMMPELVMNRTVEEFEAQWEVVNYVPLPKLHPVDQSRVMVTQFLTEKLDPFSILTYFRYCFLIGEYRINYDYTTSERFVIDLTNIHLGLLSKLNPIVIKKAEVLCTEGIGTKIKGIHILNAPPFIDKLVFLLKQALREKVANRVHVHNSYEDLHKHIPRDMLPKDYGGDEQSVSKLCDQWKEQLRTEEAKKKIKSLEKMVSDESKRQTSKFNEEYMGMPGSFRKLTVD, via the exons ATGGAAGAAATAGAATGCCATCCCCTACTCCAAATCACGCCAGAAACAGTCAAGAAGGTGAGGCAGCTATGTGACATAGATGACGTGAAGAGGATCAATGAGTCACTGGATATAGTGGAGGAATGGATCAAGAAGCAAGACCATTTGGCTGAGGGGGGCAGTTATCTtt GCAGATCCCTCTTGGAGCGAGTATACCTCCTATCAAAGGGGTCAGTTGAAGAGACCAAGAGGAGGGTAGAAAGACTGCTGACATCACGAGGTATGATGCCAGAGCTGGTGATGAACAGAACTGTCGAGGAGTTTGAAGCTCAATGGGAAGTAGT caATTATGTTCCTCTGCCGAAGCTGCATCCAGTAGACCAGTCGAGGGTGATGGTGACACAGTTCCTCACGGAAAAACTGGATCCCTTCAGCATATTGACTTACTTTAGATATTGCTTTTTG ATCGGAGAATACAGGATAAACTACGACTACACTACTTCAGAAAGATTCGTTATCGATCTCACGAACATACACCTGGGCCTGCTTAGTAAACTTAATCCTATTGTTATAAAGAAAGCCGAAGTATTATGCACT GAAGGAATCGGCACCAAAATCAAAGGCATCCACATTTTGAACGCTCCACCATTCATTGACAAGCTGGTCTTCCTTCTCAAGCAAGCTCTTCGTGAGAAGGTGGCCAACAGGGTTCATGTTCATAATAGCTATGAGGATTTGCATAAGCATATACCTAGGGATATGCTGCCTAAGGACTATGGTGGTGATGAGCAATCCGTTTCTAAATTATGTG atcAATGGAAAGAGCAACTAAGAACAGAGGAAGccaagaagaaaataaaaagtttagaaAAAATGGTCAGTGACGAATCTAAGCGACAAACTTCAAAGTTCAATGAAGAATACATGGGGATGCCTGGATCTTTTAGAAAATTAACTGTagattaa